A portion of the Glandiceps talaboti chromosome 13, keGlaTala1.1, whole genome shotgun sequence genome contains these proteins:
- the LOC144444322 gene encoding uncharacterized protein LOC144444322, whose amino-acid sequence MAEDCEEHCCTEYSTRNDDCERVTSENQNSVNATTVVENSDNDIMEQTLPDPEEHCFEYSTRSEDNRLEKQSRTLPVFENSNNNVKEDTFPKDEEQCLEHRAARNEDEKIHVKRRSLVCKECRQSFTRKDNLKRHMKIHTNERPSPCLCEKCGHSFTTSWSLKIHMRIHTKERPSSCLLTTFTMSDYLINYS is encoded by the exons ATGGCTGAAGACTGTGAGGAACATTGCTGTACAGAGTATAGTACGAGGAATGATGATTGTGAGCGAGTGACCAGTGAGAACCAGAACTCTGTGAACGCTACTACTGTAGTCGAAAATAGTGATAACGATATTATGGAACAGACACTACCAGACCCTGAGGAACACTGTTTTGAGTATAGTACAAGAAGTGAAGATAATAGGCTAGAGAAACAAAGTAGAACTCTTCCTGTGTTTGAAAATAGTAATAACAATGTTAAGGAAGATACATTTCCAAAGGATGAAGAACAGTGTTTAGAACATAGAGCAGCTAGAAATGAAGACGAGAAAATCCACGTGAAAAGGAGATCATTAGTTTGTAAGGAGTGTCGTCAAAGTTTTACTCGAAAAGATAATCTGAAGAGACACATGaaaatccatacaaatgaaagaccatcgCCATGTTTATGTGAGAAGTGTGGTCACAGTTTTACCACAAGTTGGAGTCTTAAAATACACATGAGGATCCATACAAAAGAAAGACCATCATCATGTTTAT TAACCACCTTTACTATGAGtgactaccttattaattattcatga
- the LOC144445070 gene encoding uncharacterized protein LOC144445070, with product MAGQQRVNNMFFSIDTLTQNVPGIQNELRNVIESEDVKFNIIYEDDEDLTIQYDDTRQIGQRCDEGPFSVLALCSANYKFSHMNEDERSLVMDIEHYLKQEGPFRAGLENVLLWHILAGVFHEPQLRGVDIWTNAPSSSPRMNNILQSIIRNICRALRTPLTEEQPPSEEQPPPEEPLFIRHKRVTKSRYMDRDRREDRHMLCTNHLNSIHVNPIYRDALQNRVVCIIDDYITHGNTFESLRVLLTKCNVKRVIHFAIGKFWTWEESGGQQYKALSCEIVQGDVYMPENRQYQFGNDNRVNCVFKDEARDELSQLARIIENI from the exons ATGGCTGGCCAGCAACGTGTTAATAACATGTTCTTCTCTATTGACACATTAACACAAAATGTACCTGGTATACAAAATGAACTGCGCAATGTTATTGAGTCGGAAGATGTTAAGTTCAATATCATATATGAAGACGACGAAGACTTGACGATACAATACGATGACACGCGCCAGATTGGTCAGAG ATGTGATGAAGGTCCATTTTCTGTCTTAGCACTTTGTTCGGCAAATTACAAATTTTCCCATATGAATGAAGACGAAAGGTCTCTGGTTATGGATATCGAGCACTACCTAAAACAAGAAGGCCCATTTAGAGCCGGACTCGAGAATGTATTACTTTGGCACATACTGGCAG GTGTATTTCATGAACCACAGCTGCGTGGAGTTGATATTTGGACCAATGCTCCATCTTCGTCACCAAGGATGAATAACATATTACAATCCATTATAAGGAATATCTGCCGTGCACTGAGAACACCACTAACAGAGGAACAGCCACCATCCGAGGAACAACCGCCACCTGAAGAACCATTATTTATACGACATAAAAGAGTAACCAAATCTCGTTATATGGATCGGGATCGGCGAGAAGACAGACACATGTTGTGTACGAATCATCTCAACTCCATTCATGTTAACCCCATATATCGAGATGCCCTTCAGAACCGAGTAGTTTGTATAATTGATGATTATATTACTCATGGTAATACATTTGAGTCTTTACGAGTTCTGTTGACAAAGTGTAATGTTAAAAGGGTTATCCATTTTGCAATAGGCAAGTTTTGGACATGGGAAGAGAGCGGTGGCCAACAGTACAAAGCTTTGTCTTGTGAGATAGTACAGGGGGATGTGTATATGCCTGAAAATCGGCAATACCAATTTGGAAATGACAACAGGGTCAACTGTGTATTCAAAGATGAGGCTAGAGATGAACTTTCTCAACTGGCACGTATTATTGAGAACATTTGA